The following proteins come from a genomic window of Nautilia profundicola AmH:
- a CDS encoding nickel-dependent hydrogenase large subunit: MAKRVVIDPITRIEGHLRVEVVVDENNKITNAFSSATLWRGIEVILKGRDPRDAGFMTQRICGVCTYSHYKAGITAVEDALGIKPPLNALLTRTLMDFALFFHDHIVHFYQLHALDWVDIISALKADPKKASEEAFKYVPKGYNPIATGEDELREVQKRVSKFAEKGDLGPFKNGYWGHKTMKFTPEQNLIALSHYLKTLEMQRIAAQMMAIFGGKNPHPQSLTVGGVTCVMDLQDPARLGEYLTKFQELADYVNRAYYADIVMAASAYGTEPSVVQKTNLGNFLTYKTMQTGPNSWLFDACGYIKNHDLTKFYEIDESKITEEATHSWYKNLDNPTHPYDETTEPEYTGYVEGESVDGQGNIVKTKVVNEKGKYSWIKSPRYNEEPMEVGPLACMVVNYAAGNKKVQKVVNEFLAQTGLPAEALFTVLGRTAARMLQTKTIADYGLEAFNNLVENLKKDQTTVAPYVIDETKEYKGRFIGDVPRGMLSHWCRIKNGKIENWQAVVPSTWNAGPEDGRGKKGAYEANLIGMTLADPAKPLEVIRSIHSYDPCIACAVHVMDVKGKKLGEFKVDPLYGAC, encoded by the coding sequence ATGGCAAAAAGAGTAGTAATTGACCCGATAACAAGAATCGAAGGTCACTTGAGAGTTGAAGTAGTTGTAGATGAAAACAATAAAATTACAAACGCTTTCTCAAGTGCGACACTTTGGAGAGGTATAGAAGTTATTCTAAAAGGAAGAGATCCAAGAGATGCAGGATTTATGACTCAAAGAATCTGTGGGGTATGTACATATTCTCACTACAAAGCTGGTATTACAGCTGTTGAAGATGCATTAGGAATCAAACCTCCACTAAATGCATTACTTACAAGAACATTAATGGATTTCGCACTATTTTTCCATGATCATATCGTTCATTTTTATCAACTACACGCACTTGACTGGGTTGATATTATTAGTGCACTTAAAGCAGATCCTAAAAAAGCAAGCGAAGAAGCATTCAAATATGTTCCAAAAGGATACAACCCGATTGCAACTGGTGAAGACGAATTAAGAGAAGTTCAAAAGAGAGTATCTAAATTCGCTGAAAAAGGTGACTTAGGACCGTTTAAAAACGGATACTGGGGACACAAAACTATGAAATTTACACCTGAGCAAAACCTAATTGCTCTAAGCCATTATTTAAAAACACTTGAAATGCAAAGAATTGCAGCTCAAATGATGGCTATTTTCGGTGGTAAAAACCCACATCCACAAAGTTTAACTGTTGGTGGTGTTACTTGTGTTATGGATTTACAAGATCCTGCAAGACTTGGAGAATACCTAACTAAATTCCAAGAATTAGCTGATTATGTAAACAGAGCATATTATGCAGATATCGTAATGGCTGCAAGCGCATACGGTACTGAACCAAGTGTTGTTCAAAAAACAAACCTTGGTAATTTCCTAACATATAAAACTATGCAAACAGGGCCAAATTCTTGGTTATTTGATGCTTGTGGTTATATTAAAAACCATGACTTAACTAAATTCTATGAAATTGATGAAAGCAAAATTACAGAAGAAGCAACACACAGTTGGTACAAAAACCTTGATAATCCTACTCATCCATATGATGAAACAACTGAACCTGAATATACAGGATATGTAGAAGGTGAAAGTGTAGACGGTCAAGGAAATATCGTTAAAACTAAAGTTGTTAACGAAAAAGGTAAATATTCTTGGATTAAATCACCAAGATACAATGAAGAGCCAATGGAAGTTGGACCGCTTGCATGTATGGTAGTTAACTATGCGGCAGGTAACAAAAAAGTTCAAAAAGTTGTAAATGAATTCTTAGCTCAAACTGGTCTTCCTGCAGAAGCACTATTTACAGTACTTGGAAGAACAGCAGCGAGAATGTTACAAACTAAAACAATTGCTGATTACGGTTTAGAGGCATTCAACAACTTAGTTGAAAACCTTAAAAAAGATCAAACTACAGTTGCGCCATATGTAATTGATGAAACTAAAGAATATAAAGGTAGATTCATCGGTGACGTTCCAAGAGGTATGTTATCTCACTGGTGTAGAATTAAAAACGGAAAAATCGAAAACTGGCAGGCTGTAGTTCCATCTACATGGAATGCAGGTCCGGAAGACGGTAGAGGTAAAAAAGGTGCATATGAAGCAAACCTAATCGGTATGACTTTAGCTGATCCAGCAAAACCTCTTGAAGTAATCAGAAGTATTCATTCATATGACCCATGTATTGCATGTGCGGTTCACGTAATGGATGTAAAAGGTAAAAAATTAGGTGAGTTTAAAGTAGATCCGCTATATGGCGCATGTTAA
- the cybH gene encoding Ni/Fe-hydrogenase, b-type cytochrome subunit — protein sequence MKFLKPMGEYLGGIEFSAGYRWQHWIRAISIFALIATGFYIANPFITYANVSPEPTRFLQAYLREWHIIFGFAMIGAVLYKTFFFFFFREGKYERASLKDAFNIKVALQQVGYYLLIAKHPHTKGVYNPLQFWAYSMLYVFFYGIILTGLALYAEVYHNGLGAFFYPLAKSVETFFGGLAYVRIWHHIFMWAIIVVVFIHIYMAVYNAVFGKNGGMDAIFSGMKWEKEDH from the coding sequence ATGAAATTTTTAAAACCAATGGGAGAATATCTGGGAGGAATTGAGTTTTCTGCCGGGTATAGATGGCAGCACTGGATAAGGGCAATTTCAATCTTTGCTCTTATCGCAACAGGATTTTATATTGCAAATCCTTTTATTACATATGCAAATGTGTCGCCTGAACCTACAAGATTTTTACAGGCATATTTAAGAGAATGGCATATTATTTTCGGTTTTGCAATGATAGGTGCCGTTTTATATAAAACGTTTTTCTTTTTCTTTTTCAGAGAAGGAAAATACGAAAGAGCTTCACTAAAGGATGCGTTTAATATTAAAGTGGCTCTCCAACAAGTTGGATATTATCTATTAATTGCAAAACACCCACATACAAAAGGTGTTTATAACCCGTTACAATTCTGGGCGTATAGTATGCTTTATGTATTTTTCTACGGAATTATTTTAACAGGGCTTGCACTTTATGCTGAAGTGTATCATAACGGACTTGGAGCGTTTTTCTATCCGTTAGCTAAATCTGTTGAAACATTCTTTGGAGGATTGGCATACGTAAGAATCTGGCATCACATTTTCATGTGGGCTATTATTGTAGTAGTATTCATCCACATTTATATGGCTGTATATAATGCAGTATTTGGTAAAAACGGTGGTATGGATGCGATTTTCTCAGGAATGAAATGGGAAAAAGAAGACCATTAA
- a CDS encoding HyaD/HybD family hydrogenase maturation endopeptidase: MKILVLGIGNILFGDEGIGVHLANFIDEKYEFKGPHQVDIIDGGTLAQRLIPIITDYDKVFIFDCVDVDEANIGDVYFFDFRDVPECVSWQGSAHEVEMLQTLQMIEMMGDLPETKIIGVVPYVIGEDTTFSITPEVQKAAKLMEKILINEIKKLGVEPVVKNEKVTLTQVAKDSYKRGVPEESLRGMEVNN; the protein is encoded by the coding sequence ATGAAAATATTAGTTTTAGGTATAGGGAATATTCTATTCGGAGATGAGGGAATAGGTGTGCATTTGGCAAATTTTATTGATGAAAAATATGAGTTTAAGGGTCCTCATCAGGTAGATATAATTGACGGCGGAACTCTTGCTCAAAGACTGATACCGATTATTACGGATTATGATAAAGTGTTTATTTTTGACTGTGTGGATGTCGATGAAGCAAATATAGGGGATGTGTATTTCTTTGATTTCAGAGATGTGCCTGAGTGTGTGAGCTGGCAGGGAAGTGCACATGAAGTTGAAATGCTTCAAACTCTACAGATGATTGAAATGATGGGTGACTTGCCTGAAACTAAAATTATCGGAGTAGTTCCTTACGTAATCGGTGAAGATACTACGTTTAGTATAACTCCGGAAGTACAAAAAGCTGCAAAACTTATGGAAAAAATACTTATTAATGAGATTAAAAAGTTAGGTGTTGAACCTGTTGTTAAAAACGAGAAAGTAACACTTACACAAGTTGCCAAAGATTCGTATAAAAGAGGGGTGCCTGAAGAGTCTCTAAGAGGAATGGAAGTAAATAATTAA
- the hypF gene encoding carbamoyltransferase HypF, with translation MRIKYKINGIVQGVGFRPTVYKIAKELDLKGYVLNSSDGVIIEIEGENQNKFIETLKNNLPPLARIDTIEKEILERKNYTDFEIIESKQTTKTTSISPDIAICDECLKEMFDKNNRRYLFPFINCTNCGPRYTIIKDIPYDRKNTSMAKFKMCEKCYEEYTNPLDRRYHAEPTCCFECGPELNVKWKMENGTWKELRIENGEWRIKKIELIAEKIKEGKIVAIKGLGGFHLVCNATNEEAVKELRRRKQRPTKPFAMMFKDLDTIKEYCDLSAKDTELITSKEKPIVLVKKRVDLPQIADGIDRYGVFLPYTPVHYLLFEYIDFPIVATSANISDEPIIRDSNELVEKLGNVVDYILDNDRDIINACDDSVVQAVEFEYITMRCARGYAPLMKNVKFKMDNGKWTMENEKDKIDRNNNSQFSILNSQLNILGVGANQKNTISLSFKDKFILSPHIGDLGTIGSIEYFERTIDTFRRLYDFEEDVIICDKHPYYESTKWALKQNKKIYQIQHHYAHALATMFEYDLEGDYLAFIFDGTGYGDDGTIWGGEVFIANRHTYERVHYFKQFKLIGGEKAVKNPANMAVALLDDEIAEKFKNRKLAKNLSKGSFPLTSSMGRIFDMVAYLAGMIERNEWEGMSGLLIEKYYNPEIAEYISLADSRGCGVKKEIDFVELLNFAAKNRGDFELVSSVFINSIANCVVEISEMYDLDVILGGGVFQNKTLLSEILKRSNKKIYFNKTIPINDGGISVGQTAWGIWNL, from the coding sequence TTGAGAATTAAGTATAAAATCAACGGAATAGTTCAAGGCGTCGGATTTAGACCAACTGTATATAAAATTGCAAAAGAGCTTGATTTAAAAGGATATGTTCTTAATTCAAGCGACGGTGTAATTATTGAAATAGAAGGTGAAAATCAAAATAAATTTATTGAAACGTTAAAAAACAACCTGCCTCCTTTGGCAAGAATAGATACGATTGAAAAAGAGATACTTGAAAGAAAAAACTACACTGATTTTGAGATAATAGAATCAAAACAGACTACAAAAACTACGTCAATTTCTCCTGATATTGCAATATGCGATGAATGTCTTAAAGAGATGTTTGATAAAAACAACAGGCGCTATCTGTTTCCTTTCATAAACTGCACAAACTGCGGACCGAGATATACTATTATCAAAGATATACCTTATGACAGAAAAAACACTTCAATGGCAAAATTTAAAATGTGTGAGAAGTGCTACGAAGAATATACAAATCCGCTTGATAGAAGATACCATGCCGAACCTACGTGCTGTTTTGAGTGCGGACCCGAATTAAATGTAAAATGGAAAATGGAAAATGGAACATGGAAAGAATTGAGAATTGAGAATGGAGAATGGAGAATTAAAAAAATTGAATTGATTGCTGAAAAAATAAAAGAAGGAAAAATTGTAGCGATAAAGGGGCTTGGAGGGTTTCATCTTGTGTGTAACGCTACAAATGAAGAGGCGGTAAAGGAACTTAGACGCAGAAAACAAAGACCAACCAAACCGTTTGCCATGATGTTTAAGGATTTGGATACGATTAAGGAATACTGTGATTTAAGCGCAAAAGATACAGAACTTATCACCTCAAAAGAAAAACCAATAGTTCTTGTAAAAAAAAGAGTTGATTTGCCGCAAATAGCGGACGGTATCGACAGATACGGCGTCTTTTTGCCGTATACTCCGGTGCATTATCTTCTTTTTGAATATATTGATTTTCCTATAGTTGCAACAAGTGCCAACATTTCAGATGAGCCTATTATTAGAGACAGTAACGAGCTTGTTGAAAAACTTGGAAATGTAGTTGATTATATACTTGATAACGACAGGGATATAATCAATGCGTGTGACGACAGTGTTGTTCAGGCTGTGGAGTTTGAATATATCACCATGAGATGCGCGAGGGGATATGCTCCATTGATGAAAAATGTAAAATTTAAAATGGACAATGGAAAATGGACAATGGAAAATGAAAAAGATAAGATTGATAGAAATAATAATTCTCAATTCTCCATTCTCAATTCTCAATTGAATATATTGGGTGTTGGTGCAAATCAAAAAAACACCATCTCCCTCTCATTCAAAGACAAATTTATACTCTCGCCTCACATTGGGGATCTCGGAACAATAGGTAGCATTGAATATTTTGAGAGAACCATTGATACGTTTAGGAGGCTTTATGATTTTGAAGAGGATGTTATTATTTGCGATAAGCATCCTTATTATGAATCTACAAAATGGGCATTGAAACAAAATAAAAAGATCTATCAGATACAGCACCATTATGCGCATGCGCTTGCTACAATGTTCGAATATGACTTAGAAGGGGATTACCTCGCTTTTATCTTCGACGGAACGGGATACGGTGATGACGGTACAATCTGGGGCGGTGAGGTGTTTATAGCAAACAGACACACATATGAAAGAGTGCATTATTTTAAACAGTTTAAACTCATAGGCGGTGAAAAAGCCGTTAAAAATCCTGCAAATATGGCTGTTGCACTGCTTGATGACGAAATTGCCGAAAAATTTAAAAACCGCAAACTTGCAAAAAACCTCTCAAAAGGTTCGTTTCCTTTAACATCTTCAATGGGAAGAATATTTGATATGGTGGCTTACCTTGCCGGTATGATTGAAAGAAACGAATGGGAAGGTATGAGCGGGCTTTTGATTGAGAAATATTACAATCCTGAAATAGCTGAGTATATTTCTTTAGCCGACAGCAGAGGATGCGGAGTAAAAAAAGAGATAGATTTTGTTGAACTTTTAAATTTCGCGGCAAAAAACAGAGGCGATTTTGAGCTTGTTTCGTCTGTTTTTATAAATTCTATCGCAAACTGTGTTGTTGAAATATCCGAAATGTATGATTTGGATGTAATATTAGGAGGAGGGGTCTTTCAAAATAAAACCCTTTTAAGCGAAATATTAAAAAGATCTAATAAAAAGATTTATTTTAACAAAACAATTCCTATAAATGACGGAGGGATAAGCGTAGGCCAGACGGCCTGGGGGATTTGGAATCTTTAG
- a CDS encoding rhodanese-like domain-containing protein, with translation MKLRHLALGLMVAGSFAYAHTFKLADTIKGMGPKVEALNKMCHSYEKYVNYITPDELKDWMKKDKDFTIVDVRSVDEMKGGEIDWPDYDEYPLGQVPVYAAMGAFKPNTVYVFVCATGHRAVIAGGQLVKWFGIPKKNVYVLRGGINGWLNTGYSVVNKVTEFGGFSKGLKAVEHPKEPIILDQF, from the coding sequence ATGAAATTAAGACATTTAGCATTAGGATTAATGGTAGCAGGAAGTTTTGCGTATGCACACACTTTCAAATTAGCAGATACAATTAAAGGTATGGGACCAAAAGTTGAAGCACTTAACAAAATGTGCCATTCATATGAAAAATATGTAAACTACATCACACCGGATGAATTAAAAGATTGGATGAAAAAAGATAAAGATTTTACCATTGTTGATGTAAGAAGTGTAGATGAAATGAAAGGTGGGGAAATAGACTGGCCTGATTATGATGAATATCCTTTGGGACAGGTACCTGTGTATGCTGCAATGGGTGCATTTAAACCAAATACCGTTTATGTATTCGTATGTGCTACAGGACACAGAGCTGTAATTGCCGGGGGACAGCTTGTTAAATGGTTTGGAATTCCTAAAAAAAATGTATATGTACTTAGAGGCGGTATAAACGGATGGTTAAATACAGGTTATAGTGTTGTTAATAAAGTTACGGAATTTGGAGGATTCTCTAAAGGGCTTAAAGCTGTGGAACATCCTAAAGAGCCTATTATTTTAGACCAGTTCTAA
- a CDS encoding Crp/Fnr family transcriptional regulator, whose product MKNCRVLIASKEIEKLFDNNFFSNIPHRFLKKGEVCYPETPRILVLKEGELKISLYEDSKELILYFLHKNNFCFCNNDIMVTAKEDSKFYFLESHHFIDLFNNIDFCNLLLNNLNQNIEMERNILKSLAFKSAKERISDFLLDLAQSIGKATNEGIIIDIHCTMEESASFLGMSRQRFSTFINEMINENILEKLGHKKILIKDLRKLENFAKE is encoded by the coding sequence ATGAAAAATTGCAGAGTATTAATCGCTTCTAAAGAGATTGAAAAACTTTTTGATAATAATTTTTTTTCCAATATTCCTCACAGATTTTTAAAAAAAGGAGAAGTTTGTTATCCTGAAACTCCAAGAATTCTTGTACTTAAAGAAGGTGAGCTTAAAATATCTCTGTATGAAGATTCAAAAGAACTTATTTTATACTTTCTACATAAGAACAATTTTTGTTTTTGCAATAACGATATTATGGTGACCGCTAAAGAAGACAGTAAATTTTATTTTCTTGAATCTCATCATTTTATTGATCTTTTTAATAATATTGATTTTTGTAATCTTCTTTTAAATAATCTAAATCAAAATATAGAAATGGAAAGAAATATATTAAAATCCCTTGCGTTTAAAAGTGCAAAAGAAAGAATTAGTGATTTTCTGTTGGATTTGGCTCAAAGTATAGGTAAAGCAACAAATGAAGGTATTATTATAGATATTCACTGTACCATGGAAGAGAGTGCATCTTTTTTAGGAATGAGTAGACAAAGGTTTTCTACATTTATAAATGAAATGATAAATGAGAATATTTTAGAGAAGTTAGGGCATAAGAAGATCTTAATAAAAGATTTAAGAAAACTTGAAAATTTTGCGAAAGAATAA
- a CDS encoding DMT family transporter, whose translation MINFADFLLLIVAIFWGITFKLVQNAIADIPVFMFLFLRFFLAFLLMFIIFYKKISFDKNSIKAAFILGIFNFLVFSFQTFGLLYSPSSVVAFITGLYVILTPIVAFFLFKKHISIYAIIGVILAFLGIYLLTGADISGFGKGEILTLISTVFVAFHINYTDIYSKKYNLYTLVTFQFLAVGILSLIFVPFEKGNITFSKDVLIALIVTVLFATVFAYFIQTYAQKFTTPTKTAIIFAMEPVSAAIFGYFYGEHLSFIQIIGAVLVIFAMLVAETGDLFFRKIFKFS comes from the coding sequence TTGATCAATTTCGCCGATTTTTTGCTTTTAATTGTTGCAATATTTTGGGGAATCACTTTTAAACTCGTTCAAAATGCTATTGCAGATATTCCGGTATTTATGTTTTTATTTTTAAGATTTTTTTTGGCGTTTTTATTAATGTTTATTATTTTTTACAAAAAAATAAGCTTTGATAAAAACTCCATTAAAGCCGCTTTTATATTAGGAATATTTAATTTTTTAGTATTTTCATTTCAGACATTCGGACTTTTGTATTCACCCTCTTCCGTTGTTGCTTTTATTACTGGACTTTACGTAATTTTAACTCCAATTGTCGCTTTTTTTCTGTTTAAAAAACATATTTCAATTTATGCAATAATAGGCGTCATTTTAGCTTTTTTAGGTATATATCTCTTAACCGGTGCCGATATAAGCGGGTTTGGAAAAGGTGAAATTTTAACTCTTATTTCAACAGTGTTTGTCGCTTTTCATATTAATTATACTGATATTTATTCGAAAAAATACAATTTATATACTCTTGTAACGTTTCAGTTTTTAGCTGTCGGAATATTAAGCCTTATTTTTGTACCTTTTGAAAAAGGTAATATAACCTTTTCAAAAGATGTGTTAATAGCGCTGATAGTAACAGTATTGTTTGCTACAGTATTTGCATATTTTATACAGACTTATGCACAAAAATTTACAACCCCTACAAAAACCGCTATTATATTTGCGATGGAACCGGTAAGTGCGGCAATATTCGGTTATTTTTATGGTGAACATTTAAGCTTCATTCAAATAATAGGAGCTGTCTTAGTTATATTTGCAATGCTTGTAGCAGAAACGGGTGACTTATTCTTTCGCAAAATTTTCAAGTTTTCTTAA